From Candidatus Poribacteria bacterium, a single genomic window includes:
- a CDS encoding transporter substrate-binding domain-containing protein, with protein MKYFTTLWIALSIFSILMLPNANANSALEEIRAKGVLTVCMDVRNLPYSNADPEVPGLYVEIAHLLAEELGVKLELHWLNTLRDSLLADMLRGHCDCVIGVPIEERAMSEAIQLGKNVDFSNPFFGTGYVLVKQKSNPASPKTLEDIKLETIGTEAGSIASDVLQQMGYNRRVYRSQIAVLDALKKGQIAYGYVWSNIGWLIEKGSRIQQPEQTDTAYPELEIVKEYIPEARLRWNIAIAFSKDTPTRETRELQEVVNTIIEQKWSEEKLRDLCEKYYLPYFAPFQEDEKK; from the coding sequence GTGAAATACTTTACCACTTTGTGGATAGCCCTTTCCATATTCTCCATTTTAATGCTACCCAATGCCAACGCCAACAGTGCTTTGGAAGAGATTCGGGCAAAGGGAGTCCTAACAGTCTGTATGGATGTCCGAAATCTGCCCTACTCCAATGCGGATCCGGAAGTTCCTGGATTATATGTTGAGATCGCACACTTACTGGCAGAGGAACTCGGTGTTAAGTTGGAACTCCACTGGCTTAACACCCTCCGTGACAGTCTACTCGCTGACATGTTACGTGGACATTGCGACTGTGTAATCGGAGTGCCCATTGAGGAGCGCGCCATGAGTGAAGCAATTCAATTGGGAAAAAACGTTGATTTCTCTAACCCCTTCTTTGGTACCGGCTACGTATTGGTAAAACAGAAAAGTAACCCAGCGTCCCCGAAAACACTGGAGGACATTAAGTTAGAAACGATTGGAACAGAAGCAGGTTCAATCGCAAGCGATGTCCTTCAACAGATGGGATATAATCGTCGCGTTTATCGTTCACAAATTGCGGTGTTGGACGCTCTCAAGAAAGGGCAAATCGCTTACGGATATGTCTGGTCAAATATTGGATGGCTGATTGAAAAGGGTTCCCGAATTCAGCAGCCAGAACAGACAGATACGGCTTACCCTGAATTAGAGATTGTCAAAGAATACATTCCTGAAGCGCGTCTCCGTTGGAATATCGCTATTGCTTTTAGCAAAGATACACCGACCCGAGAAACACGTGAACTTCAAGAGGTTGTTAACACAATTATCGAACAGAAATGGAGTGAAGAAAAACTCAGGGACCTCTGTGAAAAGTATTATTTGCCTTACTTTGCTCCATTTCAGGAGGATGAAAAGAAATGA
- the lepB gene encoding signal peptidase I gives MSLYPMAFTMKRNTQKHWQSTKATPAKQQKSQKIGVHESAKFIIVLLILNFGLIRPFIVEAYRIPSGSMEDTLLVGDQILVNKFIYGVKIPGTDIKIFDFHEPARGDVAVFIPHHDERHFIKRIVAVEGDTVETRDDTLYVNGEVVKYGHYTKHMNFSRFRRGDFPPFRQPEYLPESDAFSDFALTPSQFKRKFRDGKPFTVPKGMVFAMGDNRDQSSDSRFWGPVAVDNIKGQAFLITFSSANRPVKLWEVWKMVGNIRFNRIGKRILSEPDSFAQ, from the coding sequence ATGTCACTCTATCCGATGGCTTTTACAATGAAACGTAACACACAGAAGCACTGGCAATCTACCAAAGCCACACCAGCCAAACAGCAAAAATCACAAAAAATTGGGGTACACGAGTCCGCAAAATTCATCATTGTTTTACTAATCCTCAATTTTGGTCTCATCCGTCCTTTCATCGTTGAAGCGTATAGAATCCCATCCGGATCCATGGAGGACACACTCCTCGTTGGAGACCAAATTCTGGTAAACAAGTTCATCTACGGGGTCAAAATTCCCGGCACAGATATAAAAATTTTCGATTTTCACGAACCCGCGCGCGGTGATGTCGCTGTTTTTATCCCACACCACGACGAGCGACATTTTATCAAGCGCATCGTAGCCGTGGAAGGTGATACCGTTGAAACGCGTGACGATACGCTCTATGTAAATGGCGAAGTCGTCAAGTATGGACACTATACGAAACACATGAACTTCAGCCGTTTCAGAAGAGGCGATTTTCCACCTTTCCGTCAACCAGAGTATCTCCCAGAGAGCGATGCTTTTTCTGATTTTGCTCTAACCCCAAGTCAATTCAAGCGTAAGTTCCGTGATGGTAAACCGTTCACTGTCCCGAAAGGCATGGTGTTCGCAATGGGCGATAATCGTGATCAGAGTAGCGACAGCCGCTTCTGGGGACCTGTGGCTGTAGATAATATTAAAGGGCAAGCCTTCCTGATTACGTTTTCGTCCGCTAATCGTCCGGTGAAATTATGGGAAGTATGGAAGATGGTAGGCAATATTCGATTCAACCGAATCGGTAAACGCATCCTTTCAGAACCAGATTCGTTCGCTCAATAG
- a CDS encoding PQQ-dependent dehydrogenase, methanol/ethanol family: MPSTITAGTTPDIQPVTNEMLLSSQDDPESWLMYGRDYRSWRYSQLTQVNTENVKKLVPKWAFQIGTPFDKFECTPLVVNGVMIITTPYSTIYAVDARTGKEIWRYDYELPDDLAICCGMVNRGAAILGDKIFWVTLDAHLLALDAKTGRVLWDRVVGDLTNAESLTVAPLVVKDKVIVGISGAEYGIRGYIDAYYAETGEQAWRFYTVPSKDEPGGDTWEGDSWMTGGGSAWVTGSYDPELNLVYWGTGNPAPDWNGAVRRGDNLYTDCIVALDADTGKLNWYFQATPHDLWDWDGVSEPVLIDMEINGAPVKALMQANRNGYFYVLDRTNGKFLYASTYCEQNWTGGLDENGRPTVLPGVSTSEEGTIRVCPGVEGGKNWPPSAYNPLTNYLYVPSLELCGSYHQGRVFYIKGLPYVGSGMTAEKDEDGDMMMWGHISAIDVSTGEIKWRHKTNFPQWGGCLTTAGGLVFAGDLEGRFMALSAETGEVLWDFQTGSGVLAPAITYQLDGVQYVAIASGAVKYAEVNARQGGTLFVFALFDE, translated from the coding sequence ATGCCAAGTACAATCACAGCTGGCACTACACCGGATATCCAACCCGTCACGAACGAGATGTTACTCTCATCACAAGACGATCCTGAGAGCTGGCTGATGTATGGACGTGATTACAGAAGTTGGAGATATAGTCAACTCACACAAGTTAACACTGAAAACGTCAAAAAACTCGTACCGAAGTGGGCGTTTCAAATTGGAACACCGTTCGATAAGTTTGAATGTACCCCACTTGTCGTCAATGGTGTGATGATCATTACGACCCCCTACAGCACTATCTACGCTGTGGACGCAAGAACGGGTAAGGAAATATGGCGGTATGATTATGAACTCCCCGACGATTTAGCGATCTGTTGCGGTATGGTGAACCGTGGTGCTGCTATCTTGGGTGATAAGATTTTTTGGGTAACGCTTGATGCTCATCTTCTTGCCCTCGATGCAAAAACCGGCAGGGTCCTATGGGACAGAGTTGTCGGTGATCTGACGAATGCTGAATCCCTCACTGTCGCGCCTTTAGTCGTCAAAGACAAAGTGATTGTCGGCATATCAGGTGCTGAATACGGCATCCGAGGCTACATCGATGCGTATTACGCTGAGACAGGTGAACAGGCATGGAGATTTTACACCGTTCCTTCCAAAGACGAACCCGGCGGCGACACGTGGGAAGGCGATTCATGGATGACAGGTGGCGGATCCGCCTGGGTCACAGGCTCGTATGATCCTGAATTGAATCTCGTCTACTGGGGAACGGGCAATCCCGCGCCAGACTGGAACGGTGCTGTCCGGAGAGGCGACAACCTCTACACCGACTGTATCGTTGCGTTGGATGCGGATACCGGGAAACTCAATTGGTACTTCCAAGCGACACCGCACGACCTGTGGGATTGGGACGGCGTGAGTGAACCGGTTCTCATCGATATGGAGATAAATGGCGCACCGGTTAAAGCGTTAATGCAAGCGAATCGGAACGGTTATTTTTATGTGCTTGATCGGACTAACGGGAAATTTCTATATGCAAGCACATACTGCGAACAGAACTGGACCGGGGGACTCGATGAAAATGGTCGTCCTACTGTCCTACCCGGGGTGTCTACCTCAGAAGAAGGCACGATCCGCGTCTGTCCGGGTGTTGAAGGCGGAAAAAACTGGCCCCCTTCAGCCTACAATCCACTCACAAATTACCTCTATGTCCCTTCGTTGGAACTCTGTGGTTCCTATCACCAAGGGCGCGTTTTCTACATAAAAGGATTGCCCTACGTGGGAAGCGGTATGACAGCGGAGAAAGACGAAGACGGTGATATGATGATGTGGGGACATATCAGCGCGATCGATGTTTCTACGGGTGAGATTAAATGGCGACACAAAACGAACTTCCCCCAATGGGGCGGGTGCCTCACGACAGCGGGAGGTCTCGTTTTTGCTGGCGATTTAGAAGGAAGATTTATGGCACTGTCAGCAGAAACCGGTGAAGTGCTTTGGGATTTCCAGACCGGCTCCGGGGTTCTCGCGCCCGCAATTACCTATCAACTCGACGGTGTCCAATACGTTGCGATAGCGTCAGGCGCTGTGAAGTATGCTGAAGTTAATGCTCGTCAAGGCGGAACTCTTTTTGTGTTCGCGCTCTTTGATGAGTAG
- a CDS encoding RRXRR domain-containing protein: SAAHTYLNVQADAHSKVGKKVAKRRESRRSRRSRKCPNRKNRTNRLANKARIPAGTRARWDWQLRVLEWLSKLYPLTHVCVEDIKARTIQRAKKWNQSLSPLEVGKQWFYSEIEKRWELLTLQGWETKEIRDQLGLKKSSKKLSETFDAHCVDSWCLAHHTVGGLEIPDNTTLLCISPIPIKRRELHRQQAAILGKGLVKNTLIRHVKYGFARLAGVNAKGLFSIYSMENKRLTTSAKRSDFRVLTRLNFYYRIGVSSPE; this comes from the coding sequence AGTGCGGCACACACTTATCTCAATGTGCAAGCCGATGCTCACAGCAAGGTCGGTAAGAAAGTAGCGAAGCGTCGAGAGTCGCGTAGAAGTAGGCGTTCCCGAAAGTGTCCGAATCGCAAGAATAGAACCAACCGTCTTGCGAACAAAGCCCGCATCCCGGCAGGCACACGTGCGAGGTGGGATTGGCAGTTAAGGGTTCTTGAGTGGCTTTCTAAACTCTATCCACTCACACACGTCTGCGTTGAAGATATTAAGGCACGGACGATACAACGTGCGAAGAAGTGGAATCAATCCTTGAGTCCTTTGGAAGTCGGTAAACAGTGGTTCTATAGCGAAATCGAAAAGCGTTGGGAACTCCTCACACTTCAAGGGTGGGAAACCAAAGAGATACGAGACCAACTTGGACTCAAAAAGTCTTCAAAGAAACTCTCAGAAACCTTTGATGCGCATTGCGTAGATTCTTGGTGTCTGGCACATCATACCGTAGGCGGTTTGGAGATACCCGATAACACGACGCTTCTGTGTATCTCACCGATACCGATAAAACGCAGAGAGTTGCATAGGCAACAGGCAGCGATATTAGGGAAAGGATTGGTCAAAAACACACTCATTCGGCATGTCAAATACGGATTCGCCCGACTCGCTGGTGTTAACGCAAAGGGTTTGTTTTCAATATACAGCATGGAAAACAAACGACTCACAACAAGCGCGAAACGCTCTGACTTCAGAGTGCTCACACGTCTTAACTTTTACTACAGGATCGGTGTTTCCTCCCCTGAATGA
- the lipA gene encoding lipoyl synthase — protein sequence MLRTLPLVEQKTSQRRHPSWIKARMPSGGNYAELKQLMRDLQLHTVCEEARCPNIGECWNSRTATFMILGDVCTRRCMFCAVKKGAPGGIVDADEPLRLGEAVGHLKLEHVVITSVNRDDLTDGGASIFAKCIAEARKHRPGCTVEVLIPDLEGNWDALAVIVEAQPEVLNHNTETVPRLYRRVRPYANYQQTLNLLRTSKHLDAQMLTKSGLMVGLGETVTELLETMEDLRNTDCDILTVGQYLSPSSRHLPIQRYYTPEEFEEIKEAGIEMGFRHVESGPLVRSSYHAGEQARLEQN from the coding sequence ATGCTAAGGACGCTTCCATTAGTTGAGCAAAAAACATCCCAAAGACGGCACCCATCCTGGATTAAAGCACGGATGCCGAGTGGTGGTAACTACGCCGAACTCAAGCAATTAATGCGGGATCTGCAACTTCACACGGTCTGCGAAGAGGCACGATGTCCGAATATCGGTGAGTGCTGGAACAGTCGGACCGCCACCTTTATGATACTCGGTGATGTTTGTACGCGTCGCTGCATGTTCTGCGCTGTGAAAAAAGGTGCGCCTGGAGGGATCGTTGATGCCGATGAACCGCTCAGGCTCGGTGAAGCCGTCGGTCACTTAAAACTCGAACACGTCGTTATCACCTCAGTCAACCGAGACGATCTCACTGACGGTGGCGCGAGTATTTTCGCCAAATGCATCGCCGAAGCCCGGAAACACCGTCCCGGATGCACCGTGGAAGTCCTCATCCCGGATCTCGAAGGAAATTGGGATGCACTTGCCGTCATCGTGGAAGCACAACCTGAAGTGCTCAATCATAATACAGAAACAGTTCCACGTCTCTATCGCCGCGTCCGCCCGTATGCGAATTACCAACAAACACTGAACCTTCTCCGGACCAGCAAGCATCTGGATGCACAGATGCTCACAAAATCAGGACTTATGGTCGGCTTAGGTGAAACCGTGACAGAACTCTTAGAGACAATGGAAGACCTCCGCAATACCGACTGTGATATTCTCACTGTCGGTCAATACCTTTCCCCTTCCTCACGCCATTTGCCAATCCAACGCTATTATACCCCCGAAGAATTTGAAGAAATCAAAGAAGCAGGCATCGAAATGGGATTTCGACATGTAGAGTCGGGTCCATTAGTGCGAAGCTCCTACCATGCCGGTGAACAAGCAAGGTTAGAACAAAACTAA
- the lepA gene encoding translation elongation factor 4, giving the protein MPTNLENIRNFCILGHIDHGKSTLSDRLIEHTNTLAERDMREQVLDLMDLERERGITIKATAVKLHYPAADGNRYELNLIDTPGHVDFTYEVSRSLAACEGAILIVDAAQGVEAQTLANAYLAIDNDLEIIPIVNKIDLPTAQPDEARRQIEEVIGIPADDALLVSAKMGIGIPAILETIIDRIPAPTGEPEASLKALVLDSVYNNYRGVIMYTRIFEGSVKPGEKIQLMETRRSYEVEEVGIFTPEMQPTSELRTGAVGYLIAGIREIDKAKIGDTITHHTKPTATPLPGYREMKPLVFSGLYPADTHQFHALREALDKLRLNDSSFNFEPETSVALGFGFRCGFLGLLHMEIIHERLEREFGLALVRTAPSVMYRVYLKTGGYVPVDNPAHLPEPNNIERIEEPYVNIDIIVPRDYIGNAMELCQKRRGIYKRMNQLDASRVQLLYELPLSEMLMDFYPKLKSLTRGYGSLEYDIGEYKTEKLVKLDVLLNGNPVDALSTILPRDTAETRGKVLVAKLKELIPRQMFEVPVQAAIGNKIVARETVRALRKNVTAKCYGGDVSRKRKLLERQKEGKKRLKQIGNVDVPQEAFTAMLATDE; this is encoded by the coding sequence ATGCCAACGAATCTTGAAAACATACGGAATTTTTGCATTTTAGGGCACATCGACCACGGAAAAAGCACGCTGAGCGATAGACTCATCGAGCATACGAACACGCTCGCTGAACGGGATATGCGCGAACAGGTGCTGGATTTGATGGATTTAGAGCGTGAACGCGGTATTACGATTAAAGCAACTGCCGTCAAACTCCATTACCCCGCCGCAGACGGAAACCGCTACGAACTCAACCTCATCGATACACCCGGACATGTCGATTTCACGTACGAGGTCTCCCGTAGTCTCGCTGCGTGCGAAGGTGCTATTCTCATTGTTGATGCCGCGCAAGGGGTTGAAGCACAAACCTTAGCAAACGCGTATCTCGCGATTGACAATGACCTTGAGATCATCCCCATCGTGAATAAAATCGATCTACCCACTGCACAGCCGGACGAAGCCAGACGACAGATAGAAGAAGTCATCGGTATCCCTGCCGACGATGCACTTCTCGTTAGTGCGAAAATGGGTATCGGTATCCCAGCCATACTGGAAACAATTATCGACCGGATCCCCGCCCCTACAGGTGAACCTGAAGCCTCTTTAAAGGCACTCGTGCTTGACTCCGTCTATAATAACTATCGCGGGGTTATCATGTACACGCGAATCTTCGAGGGGAGTGTGAAACCCGGGGAAAAGATTCAACTCATGGAAACGAGACGCTCGTATGAGGTTGAGGAGGTAGGCATCTTTACACCAGAAATGCAACCCACCTCTGAACTCCGAACAGGTGCTGTTGGGTACCTCATTGCTGGCATCCGAGAGATCGACAAAGCGAAAATCGGGGATACAATCACGCACCATACAAAACCGACAGCAACACCACTTCCGGGTTATCGCGAGATGAAACCGCTTGTCTTCAGCGGTCTCTATCCAGCAGACACACATCAGTTTCATGCCCTGCGCGAGGCACTCGATAAACTACGCCTCAACGATTCCTCCTTTAATTTTGAACCTGAGACATCCGTTGCCCTCGGCTTCGGATTTCGGTGCGGTTTTCTCGGTTTACTTCACATGGAAATTATCCATGAACGCCTTGAACGGGAGTTCGGACTTGCCCTCGTCCGAACTGCACCAAGCGTGATGTACCGGGTCTACCTGAAAACGGGTGGATACGTGCCGGTGGACAACCCAGCACATCTCCCAGAACCAAATAACATCGAACGAATTGAAGAACCGTATGTCAATATTGATATTATTGTTCCGCGCGACTATATTGGAAATGCGATGGAACTTTGTCAGAAGCGTCGGGGTATATACAAGCGAATGAACCAATTGGATGCAAGTCGCGTGCAACTTCTGTATGAACTCCCGCTCAGCGAAATGCTCATGGACTTCTATCCGAAACTTAAATCACTGACCCGCGGTTACGGTTCATTAGAATATGACATTGGGGAATACAAAACCGAAAAACTCGTTAAATTAGATGTGCTACTCAACGGAAACCCTGTAGACGCGCTCTCAACGATCCTGCCACGAGACACTGCCGAAACGCGTGGCAAGGTATTAGTAGCTAAGCTGAAAGAACTCATTCCGCGTCAAATGTTTGAAGTCCCGGTTCAAGCCGCAATCGGTAACAAGATTGTCGCCCGTGAAACAGTGCGAGCCCTCCGAAAAAACGTTACTGCGAAATGCTACGGCGGTGATGTATCGCGAAAACGGAAGTTGTTGGAGAGACAGAAAGAGGGCAAAAAACGGCTCAAACAGATTGGTAACGTTGATGTTCCACAAGAAGCGTTCACCGCGATGTTGGCAACCGATGAATAG
- the selB gene encoding selenocysteine-specific translation elongation factor, with the protein MHQDRRHLIIGTAGHVDHGKTALVGALTGMETDRLKEERERGLSIELGFAYFDLPDNSRAGIVDVPGHEKFIRSMLSGAYGMDIVLFVVDAKEGVQEQTLEHLAILDLLGISNGILVMTKSDLATADELAEATEMTQEMLIGTSLEGIPTVSVSALTGAGIETLKETIIKQVTLATENEEKDGIPRLYVDRVFTVQGFGVVVTGTLIGGSIHRDQRMVILPQGHTVRVRGIQVHNETAAVAQAGQRTALNLSGISAQDLQRGDVLCPIDFSQVTDNIDVSMQVLSSFPRILEHWTRLRAYLGTREIFCRLILLVDDAILPGDTVQVQLRLEDPILTFRGDRIILRDFSAQYTVGGGEVLNPFAPKHKRFTLETVTTLAQWEEADDAEIVNTVLENSETLCVPEPALHYYLPQSQMNVNAILTDLEADKKIVRWDKSGRSPLVSDAARTANTKAKIIEALAAFHSAEPLLAGQNASQLRRELKLDEIGFEKLENRLIADGQLAKEGNLLRLAIHEIQFSQEEETAKERLEQLFLEAGMNTPTFNELSTHLPDYTSQLLESTFFALLNLGQFVKIADTFFIHKTVLEEIQELLTTYLRKNDTITVAEFRETAHTSRKYAVPFLEYCDSQNLTIRDGNIRRLHPRQRET; encoded by the coding sequence ATGCATCAAGACAGACGACACCTCATCATTGGAACAGCGGGACACGTTGATCACGGAAAAACCGCGCTCGTAGGGGCACTTACTGGTATGGAGACAGATCGGCTTAAGGAAGAGCGAGAACGCGGTTTGTCTATTGAGTTAGGGTTCGCTTACTTCGATCTCCCAGATAACTCACGAGCAGGTATTGTTGATGTTCCGGGTCATGAAAAATTCATCCGAAGCATGCTCTCCGGTGCTTACGGTATGGATATAGTCCTGTTTGTCGTTGATGCAAAAGAAGGCGTTCAGGAACAGACTCTCGAACACCTGGCAATCTTGGATCTACTCGGAATCTCAAACGGCATTCTTGTCATGACAAAATCGGACCTGGCAACGGCTGATGAGTTGGCGGAAGCAACTGAAATGACGCAGGAGATGCTCATCGGGACAAGTCTTGAAGGCATTCCAACTGTTAGTGTTTCCGCACTCACCGGTGCAGGCATTGAAACACTAAAAGAGACGATCATCAAACAGGTAACCCTCGCGACGGAAAACGAAGAGAAAGATGGCATTCCGAGGTTATACGTTGACAGGGTTTTCACTGTGCAAGGTTTTGGTGTTGTTGTAACAGGCACGCTCATTGGTGGATCGATTCATCGAGACCAGCGGATGGTAATCCTTCCGCAGGGACATACGGTGCGGGTCCGAGGGATACAGGTCCATAATGAAACGGCAGCCGTAGCACAAGCTGGGCAGCGAACAGCATTGAACCTTTCGGGTATCTCCGCACAAGACCTCCAACGCGGCGATGTGCTCTGTCCAATTGATTTTTCACAAGTGACTGACAATATTGACGTGTCAATGCAAGTTCTGTCCTCATTCCCAAGGATACTTGAACATTGGACGCGTCTTCGCGCGTATCTTGGCACCCGCGAAATATTTTGCAGACTCATTCTGCTCGTTGACGACGCCATCCTACCGGGGGATACGGTACAGGTTCAACTCCGCTTAGAAGACCCTATCCTAACGTTCAGAGGCGACAGAATTATTTTACGCGATTTTTCAGCACAATATACAGTCGGTGGTGGTGAAGTTCTTAACCCATTTGCTCCAAAGCATAAGCGGTTCACACTCGAAACCGTCACCACTTTAGCGCAATGGGAAGAAGCCGATGATGCAGAGATCGTGAACACCGTATTAGAAAACAGCGAGACCCTTTGCGTGCCAGAGCCTGCCCTTCACTACTATCTACCACAGTCACAGATGAACGTGAATGCGATCTTGACCGACTTGGAAGCAGACAAAAAAATTGTGCGTTGGGATAAATCGGGTAGGTCGCCGCTTGTTTCGGATGCGGCGCGGACAGCAAACACCAAAGCGAAAATAATAGAAGCGTTAGCAGCGTTCCACTCGGCAGAACCACTCCTTGCCGGTCAAAATGCTTCGCAACTGCGCAGAGAACTTAAATTGGACGAAATCGGTTTTGAGAAACTCGAAAATCGGCTCATCGCCGATGGTCAACTCGCCAAAGAGGGCAATCTCCTCCGGTTGGCAATTCACGAAATCCAATTTTCCCAAGAGGAAGAAACCGCAAAAGAAAGGCTTGAGCAATTATTCTTGGAAGCAGGCATGAACACACCTACTTTCAACGAACTCAGCACGCACCTGCCAGACTATACATCACAGTTGCTGGAATCCACGTTTTTCGCGCTTCTGAATTTAGGGCAGTTTGTCAAAATAGCCGACACCTTCTTTATTCACAAAACCGTTCTTGAGGAGATACAGGAATTATTAACCACTTACCTTCGTAAAAATGATACAATAACCGTTGCGGAATTCCGAGAAACCGCACACACTTCTCGAAAGTATGCAGTCCCTTTCTTAGAATACTGCGACAGTCAGAATCTCACGATTCGAGACGGTAATATCCGAAGGTTACACCCGCGGCAGAGAGAAACATAA
- a CDS encoding DUF1080 domain-containing protein, protein MLTEKEKTEGWISLFDGKTLNGWGATGSAEGWVIDDGSILCTVQGGKYLYTEQHYDNFVLALDFKTESKVNSGIFVRWADLEDAVQSGLEIQILDTHGKEPTDSHDCGALYDALGPTRNTCKPAGEWNQMSITCDGSIIAVTLNGEEIVRADLDEWDTPHQNPDGSRNKFGIALKDFPRSGHIGIQDHGGKIWCRNIKVKPL, encoded by the coding sequence ATGTTAACAGAAAAAGAGAAAACTGAAGGATGGATATCCCTATTCGATGGGAAAACACTGAACGGTTGGGGCGCCACTGGAAGTGCCGAAGGTTGGGTCATTGATGATGGCAGTATCCTCTGCACCGTTCAGGGCGGAAAATACCTCTATACCGAACAACACTACGATAACTTCGTCCTGGCACTTGACTTCAAAACTGAGTCGAAAGTCAACAGCGGAATCTTTGTCCGATGGGCAGATTTGGAAGACGCCGTTCAGAGCGGACTTGAAATACAAATTTTAGATACACACGGCAAGGAACCCACGGATAGCCACGACTGCGGGGCACTCTACGATGCCTTGGGACCAACACGAAATACCTGTAAACCCGCTGGAGAGTGGAATCAAATGAGCATCACCTGCGATGGAAGCATCATTGCTGTGACACTCAACGGCGAAGAAATTGTCCGTGCAGATTTGGACGAGTGGGACACGCCACACCAAAACCCAGACGGAAGTCGGAACAAATTCGGCATCGCGCTCAAAGATTTCCCGCGGAGTGGACATATTGGCATCCAAGACCACGGCGGAAAAATCTGGTGCAGAAACATCAAAGTCAAACCGCTATAG
- the lepB gene encoding signal peptidase I encodes MNNNDIQLSKWQKFRKTIIWEYTQVIVVALILVFGFIRPFVVEAFKIPSGSMEDTLLIGDRILVCKFIYGIKIPGTDIKVFDFHKPTRGDVFVFIPPHDRERNFIKRIVAVEGDTIETRGDTLYVNGEAIEDGHYTKYMTFSHFRRGNFPPFRQPEYLPESDAFSDFALTTSQFKRKFPDGKPFSIPKGMVFGMGDNRDQSSDSRSWGPVDVKDIKGQAFMVYWSFNARPAKLWEVWKIVGNVRFNRIGKLIHAYP; translated from the coding sequence ATGAATAACAACGATATTCAATTGTCCAAATGGCAAAAATTTCGGAAGACGATTATATGGGAATATACCCAGGTCATTGTCGTAGCCCTCATTCTCGTTTTCGGATTCATACGCCCGTTTGTTGTCGAGGCATTCAAAATCCCTTCCGGTTCAATGGAAGACACACTTCTTATCGGGGACCGGATTTTGGTATGCAAATTTATTTACGGCATTAAAATCCCCGGGACGGACATCAAAGTTTTTGATTTCCACAAGCCTACCCGTGGAGATGTTTTCGTTTTCATCCCACCGCACGATCGGGAACGAAATTTCATCAAACGCATCGTAGCCGTTGAAGGCGATACGATTGAAACACGTGGCGACACGCTTTATGTAAATGGCGAAGCAATCGAGGATGGACACTACACGAAATACATGACCTTCAGCCACTTTAGAAGAGGTAATTTTCCGCCGTTCCGTCAACCAGAGTATCTCCCAGAGAGCGATGCTTTTTCTGATTTTGCCCTAACGACAAGCCAATTCAAGCGTAAGTTCCCTGATGGTAAACCGTTCAGTATACCGAAAGGGATGGTGTTTGGAATGGGTGATAACCGGGATCAGAGCAGTGATAGCCGTTCTTGGGGACCTGTGGACGTAAAAGACATCAAGGGACAAGCATTTATGGTGTACTGGTCCTTCAATGCTCGTCCAGCGAAATTGTGGGAAGTGTGGAAAATAGTAGGTAACGTCCGTTTCAATCGAATCGGCAAACTCATCCATGCCTATCCTTAA